A genomic region of Pseudorca crassidens isolate mPseCra1 chromosome 10, mPseCra1.hap1, whole genome shotgun sequence contains the following coding sequences:
- the TUBB2A gene encoding tubulin beta-2A chain: MREIVHIQAGQCGNQIGAKFWEVISDEHGIDPTGSYHGDSDLQLERINVYYNEAAGNKYVPRAILVDLEPGTMDSVRSGPFGQIFRPDNFVFGQSGAGNNWAKGHYTEGAELVDSVLDVVRKESESCDCLQGFQLTHSLGGGTGSGMGTLLISKIREEYPDRIMNTFSVMPSPKVSDTVVEPYNATLSVHQLVENTDETYSIDNEALYDICFRTLKLTTPTYGDLNHLVSATMSGVTTCLRFPGQLNADLRKLAVNMVPFPRLHFFMPGFAPLTSRGSQQYRALTVPELTQQMFDSKNMMAACDPRHGRYLTVAAIFRGRMSMKEVDEQMLNVQNKNSSYFVEWIPNNVKTAVCDIPPRGLKMSATFIGNSTAIQELFKRISEQFTAMFRRKAFLHWYTGEGMDEMEFTEAESNMNDLVSEYQQYQDATADEQGEFEEEEGEDEA, from the exons ttttgggaGGTCATCAGCGATGAGCATGGGATCGACCCCACGGGCAGTTACCATGGAGACAGTGACCTGCAGCTGGAGAGAATCAACGTGTACTACAATGAAGCTGCCG GTAACAAATATGTGCCTCGGGCCATCCTGGTGGATCTGGAGCCGGGCACCATGGACTCGGTCAGGTCTGGACCCTTCGGCCAGATCTTCAGGCCCGACAACTTCGTGTTCG GCCAGAGCGGTGCCGGCAACAACTGGGCCAAGGGCCACTACACGGAGGGCGCGGAGCTGGTGGACTCGGTCCTGGACGTGGTCCGGAAGGAGTCAGAAAGCTGTGACTGTCTGCAGGGCTTCCAGCTGACCCACTCGCTGGGGGGCGGCACCGGGTCCGGGATGGGCACCCTCCTCATCAGCAAGATCCGCGAGGAGTACCCCGACCGCATCATGAACACCTTCAGCGTGATGCCCTCGCCCAAGGTGTCGGACACGGTGGTGGAGCCCTACAACGCCACGCTGTCCGTGCACCAGCTGGTGGAGAACACGGACGAGACCTACTCCATTGACAACGAGGCGCTGTACGACATCTGCTTCCGCACCCTGAAGCTGACCACGCCCACCTACGGGGACCTCAACCACCTGGTGTCGGCCACCATGAGCGGGGTCACCACGTGCCTGCGCTTCCCGGGCCAGCTCAACGCCGACCTGCGCAAGCTGGCCGTGAACATGGTGCCCTTCCCGCGCCTGCACTTCTTCATGCCCGGCTTCGCGCCGCTGACCAGCCGGGGCAGCCAGCAGTACCGCGCGCTGACGGTGCCCGAGCTCACGCAGCAGATGTTCGACTCCAAGAACATGATGGCCGCCTGCGACCCGCGCCACGGCCGCTACCTGACCGTGGCCGCCATCTTCCGGGGCCGCATGTCCATGAAGGAGGTGGACGAGCAGATGCTCAACGTGCAGAACAAGAACAGCAGCTACTTCGTCGAGTGGATCCCCAACAACGTGAAGACGGCCGTGTGCGACATCCCGCCCCGCGGGCTCAAGATGTCGGCCACCTTCATCGGCAACAGCACGGCCATCCAGGAGCTGTTCAAGCGCATCTCGGAGCAGTTCACGGCCATGTTCCGCCGCAAGGCCTTCCTGCACTGGTACACGGGCGAGGGCATGGACGAGATGGAGTTCACCGAGGCCGAGAGCAACATGAACGACCTGGTGTCCGAGTACCAGCAGTACCAGGACGCCACGGCCGACGAGCAGGGGGAGTTTGAGGAGGAGGAGGGCGAGGACGAGGCCTGA